A genome region from Bacillota bacterium includes the following:
- the dnaJ gene encoding molecular chaperone DnaJ, which yields MPDKRDYYEILGVSRDASQEEIKKAFRRLARQYHPDANPGDPTAEEKFKQINEAYAVLSDPEKRARYDAFGAVDGAPDLGSPFAGIQDLFDMFFGTGRPRGPRPHEPKRGADLRLDLDITLEEAFAGVEKELEVPRVERCPICDGTGARPGSPPVICSRCRGSGQVETVSDSLFGRFVSIRTCPACGGEGRVVTDPCPDCGGLGRVRRVRHINVKVPPGADSGLRLRLAEEGEPGARGGPPGDLYVDIHVRPHRFFRREGDDLHCEVTISFIQAALGTVLEVPTLEGSSPVKVPEGTQPGTVIRLRGLGMPRLRGGGRGDLHVHLDVRTPTGLSPREKELLRELAAIRGEGVKGKDKGIWGRVKEAWNS from the coding sequence TTGCCCGACAAGCGGGACTACTACGAGATCCTCGGTGTGAGCCGGGATGCCAGCCAGGAGGAAATAAAGAAGGCGTTCCGGCGGCTGGCTCGCCAGTACCACCCGGACGCCAACCCCGGTGACCCCACTGCCGAGGAGAAGTTCAAACAGATTAACGAGGCGTACGCGGTCCTTTCCGACCCTGAGAAGCGGGCGCGCTACGACGCCTTCGGCGCGGTCGACGGTGCCCCCGACCTGGGGAGTCCCTTCGCTGGCATCCAGGACCTGTTCGACATGTTCTTCGGGACCGGCCGGCCCCGGGGGCCGCGGCCCCATGAGCCCAAGCGGGGGGCCGACCTGCGCTTGGATCTGGACATCACCCTGGAGGAAGCCTTCGCCGGGGTCGAGAAAGAGCTGGAAGTACCGCGGGTGGAGCGGTGCCCCATCTGCGATGGGACGGGGGCCCGGCCCGGGAGTCCACCGGTAATATGTTCCCGATGCCGGGGTAGCGGGCAGGTGGAAACGGTGTCCGACAGCCTGTTCGGTCGCTTCGTCTCCATCCGCACCTGCCCGGCGTGCGGCGGAGAAGGGAGGGTGGTGACCGACCCCTGTCCCGACTGCGGAGGACTGGGCCGGGTGCGGCGGGTGCGGCACATCAACGTCAAGGTCCCCCCGGGGGCGGACAGCGGTTTGCGGCTGCGCCTGGCCGAAGAAGGTGAACCCGGTGCCCGGGGTGGACCTCCTGGCGACCTGTACGTGGACATCCATGTGCGGCCGCATCGCTTCTTCCGCCGGGAAGGCGACGACCTGCACTGTGAGGTAACCATCAGTTTCATCCAGGCTGCCCTGGGCACCGTGCTGGAAGTACCCACTCTGGAGGGGTCAAGTCCGGTTAAGGTGCCCGAGGGGACGCAACCCGGAACGGTGATCCGGCTGCGGGGCCTGGGGATGCCCCGCCTGCGGGGAGGAGGAAGGGGTGACCTGCACGTACACCTGGACGTGCGCACTCCTACCGGGCTCAGCCCCCGGGAGAAGGAGTTGCTGCGGGAGCTGGCTGCCATCCGCGGGGAGGGCGTCAAGGGGAAGGACAAGGGGATATGGGGGCGCGTGAAAGAAGCCTGGAACAGCTGA
- a CDS encoding Hsp70 family protein, with protein sequence MEAGDDPLVLKLAQYLTTEFRERTGVDLRSDPVAWDKVLRAARQARRQLARSTVYSVSLPFLVRGNEGPLHLDVVITQRQFLELMMGEVPGEG encoded by the coding sequence TTGGAAGCCGGCGATGACCCACTGGTACTCAAGCTGGCCCAGTACCTGACCACCGAGTTCCGGGAGCGAACCGGGGTGGACCTGCGCTCTGACCCGGTGGCCTGGGACAAAGTCCTGCGGGCGGCCAGGCAGGCACGCCGGCAACTCGCCCGCTCCACGGTATACAGCGTCTCGCTCCCCTTCCTCGTGAGGGGGAATGAAGGACCCCTTCACCTGGACGTGGTGATCACGCAGCGCCAGTTCCTGGAACTCATGATGGGGGAGGTACCCGGGGAGGGCTAG